In Neodiprion virginianus isolate iyNeoVirg1 chromosome 6, iyNeoVirg1.1, whole genome shotgun sequence, the genomic window ataaacaaatctgCATGAAAACGGTGCGAACATTCTTGGGGTAAATCTTTTGTGAAGTGGCAGATGGTTCTTTCATTAGCATCTCAGTCACGTCCGTTATTTCGTGCCACTCATTTacctaatttattttttacagaatgaTTTGTCATTCGTTTTACAGACTCGTTTGAAAAACATATGGTACTATAGAAGAAATCATTTGTAGTAGTAGCTTACCACGTCCTGTAGAGTCAGCGTAAAAATGCTTGTTCTCTCCATATCCACATTCATCGGTCGCCTGGATAGCATTAACTGCGTGTAATCGATCTCAGATGGTACGGACTGGAGAACTTTGCTATTGGAAAGTTTAGCCTGCTGTGACATTATGCGTTAtaactttttaattttaacgaGAAACTTGATTCGAAatgtttgcaaatttttcaataatcatgATATGTGTCCTCCGAATCAAATTCTTGCTTCTTAGGAAGATAAATGTAGGTAGGCAGCGGACCTGTAACGTAGAGTTGGAGATTCGTTCGGTCGTTTCGACCTCGTTAACTTGGTCTTGGAATGTCGGTTCAGCTTCATGCGAAGATTCTGAATTCTTAAAGTCTTGTGGGTCGTAAAGCTTGTATTTGACTTTATTGACAACAAGCTGCTCGTGAATAACCATGTGCTCAATTACTCTACACTTTCCGTGTAATATGAAATGCACGTAATTGACCATACCTTTTGCATCTCCCAGCAATACCTGAAAAGTCATTAATTTCACATCATTTGGTAGTGAAAACCATTCAGTTTCTGCAGTACAACTATAATCGTGTGCTTAGTATTCTACAGTTAAGCTTATTTACTTCGTCAGGTCGATAATCCctaattttactcaaaatacAGCATTCTCTCATAGTTTCTTCATCCCATCCTTTGAAGTAATTGAAGTTAACTATAGCATCCTTGAAAATTTCCCACTGCTTTGTTAGCCATGGTCTCAAAACTACATTAAAGTCTTCACGAGTTATGGTCAGCAAATCGACGGAGGCTGCGATAAACGTTAAACGAATTTAGTTAATCATTGTATGTCATTATTCGTTTTATAAGCCGTGGCGAATGATTTTATAACTCTACTACTTCTCAAGTACTTTTTGTTACTACAGTAGCAGATCGAGGAATAGCATGAAGTATCGCAACTTCACCGAACATGTCTCCCGGGCCGAGTGTTTCCATAACCCTTTCGATTCTGTCTCCTgttttaaataacaataacaacaacgacaatGATGGTAATAACATTATTCGatagaaatatgaatattgGGAATTATAACGATCAGAAACAAGTATCAAAGCAACGTTTGATCCTTTGAGAGATGTTTTTAAGATTCAAACGGCAAATcgagaaatttgtttttaaaaactgtGTGACATATAAATGCGAACCGGTAACACTATCTTCGGCAATTTTGGACACCTTGACTTCTCCCCTAACAATGTAGTAAAGCATTTGCGGCATGTGTCCTTGCCGAACAAGAACTCGTTCTGAACCAAAATACTGGTAACCGGTCACGCCAGCAATTTGATCCCACATAGACTCTGGATACTTTTTATAGGGTTGAAGATTCCTCATAAGCACTGCTAAGTAGGCTCGATTTTCCTTCGATCTGCCAGGTATGTTGGTAAGGAGTACCGAACGGTCCTGCAAACGATATGACACCATCGTGGTCATCCATAAAGTCATAAATAAACATCGACCAATATTATGGAACTGACTTTGATTGTgagcttttttctttcaggtACTCGCTTGCGCTGTGCCATCTTCACGTTCTTTGTTATGTCGTCGCCTACAAACTCTTCGAATACAGGCACTTCCTGTATCCATTCCATATACTCTAGAACCAACCGTGTTACAGCACGGAAACGATAGCGACCTTGCAGTTTCTTCGGCTGTGTAAATAGCGAAGTATTACAAACAATTTTCCCGGAAATTCCATTTTGAACTCTACGTGGTTAGTATACATACGTACTATTGGCTTTCTTTTCtccgatttcttttttttcgtaaccGTAGGTTTTACGAATATGTCTCTAAGAGAATTTGATCTGGCTCGGCTCATTttaacgtaaaatttttacactttctACGCGCCTGAGCAATTCATTGATATCCGCACTAACTCGACACGTCAACGTTAGAATCACTTCGAAGGAAAACTCACTGCGCCATATTGGTTTGATCAATAAATCTTTCCTCGAGTTTTCCATAGCAACGCATTCTTTTTATGAATTATGCAACGAAATGTTCAACGATGTTTCAACCTTCaacaaactttttcattttctctggCGGTAATATAGGTGTGTATAAATACTGCATGTTCTTGGATTTTACTGTTACTACAGATATTTCAGTGCGGGGAGAGTTAATTGGTTGATGCTCACGGCAAATCGCCTCtgcaatttacaaataaaccACAAGCCAGATTATTGACGTGCTCCTAATTTGTCCTTGTccatttataatattattttttggtaTTCACGAAgtggaaaagtttgaaaaccATTCCTCCGAAAAGTCTAATTCACAGTGAACATATCGTACAACTTTGCAAGTAATTGGGAACAGCTTTGGAACTTATAATGTCACGCTTACGACTACCCATTATTGCCGGAATGCAAATAATATGCAGAGTaaacaataaacaataacTTGCATGGGAAATTACAACATGATTGACGTTCTGAGGTCAGTTAAGAATGTTGTCCTCCGAATGTAAGTCTCTCTTGACGTTTCAAACAAAGCGCTCTATTATTAATTCGATGTCATTCTGGACAGAACTTACATTACCGGTTGAAAGTATTTGACCCAGTCAGTCAATAAATTTAATGCAAGGTACTTTTATAATCTCGACGCCGAGTCTCTCGCGTTGTTTCAAAGTGAAACGCCTGACGCCATGGCCGACGGCAATTCGGTAAGCGTCTCGCGTCGTCTGCAGAGACGAAACTCCGTAAGATAGAGTTTGGCCAGATATTGGCACCGAGTTATTTAGTACACGACTCTGCCGCACCGAGCGCACTTGATGCGCGGTCCTCTCTGAAAACACAAAATGGCGTCGTAAGAATGACGTGCCAGCATCTGTATCCGTTGATCCTTGGGTTTTTTTGGTACTGCTACAGGGTTGACGGAAGATTGGAATGTAAGATGCCGTTTAATAGTTCGTTGTGTTCAAGCTTCTCAAGAACGCCTTGTTCTATCTACCGGCCTGTAAATCAGGGTATCTTTGATATATGGCTGAAAAACGACGAAGCTGTGATAGAAAATCCCAGTTTGTTTTAGGATTGCTTTGTGAGTATTTCTCTGAGAGGACTCTCCCTCCCTGTCTGTTATTTGaatctaatgaataataatatttaagaGAACCGAACATAAAGTACGCTCGGTGCGGTGAAGCCTTGTACTAAATAACTCTCTGCCAATTGCTAGCCCACTTCTTACTAGTGAGTACGGCACTCGGGCAGTGAACCGTGCATAGACAAACCACGGCACCGCGAGTGACAGTTTTATCTAAAATTGGATTCCTCCGAACTTCTCGCTGCAAGTCgatactcattgtcagtataCGATTCTTCATTCCTCATCTTATCGCATTTTCCTGCAACGTTCTAGTTCTATATTTATACTGCGCATTCTATCATTACGAAATAATTGTTATGCAAAAACGCAAGAGGCGACCATTTACAAATTGCCGAATGTTATTGGTATACTCATGTATCAGGTATACCAAGAGATTATCTTGAAAGTTCACAGTTGGTCACGAACTCTCTGTTCGCACCACTCAAGTTTTCAGTTTGTTTatcgcaggctggccatcctATCTTTAACTTTAAACTGTGAAAAGCCGTAAAATGATTGCATCGATGACGACTACGATTACATTGTCATTTTATTTACGGGGCATTCCCtgtcaaaacaaaaatgtcgACGATTATGTTTCCGTTTTATTTACGAGGCATTTCCTGTCAAAACataatcgtcgtcgtcgtcgatgcAATCATTTTACGGCCTTTCACAGTTTGAAATTAAAGatgggatggccagcctgcgagAAACAAACGAAGAATTTGAGTAGTGCCGAGTCGGCGGTGAGCAACTGCGAACTTTCAGGATAATCTCttggtgtgaaaaatatagtaaGTTTTGAATCGATTTAGAACTTTTGACATCTGTTAATGGTGATCTGAATTATGTAATTCGAtcaatcaattttcgaacataatatgaaaaatgaaccgatcattagatttgaaaaaatatgcagcACATATTCAGTTCTCACGCTTATGTGATGAGTATTCTATGTCCTGCGTGTCTGcagttattaaaattaaaatgcgTGAATAAATGTTCTgttctatttttcttccagTGAAACTCGTATGCCTCTTCAACGTTAGGCCTGGAAAGATGCAGGTACGAAAGCTGCGTCTAATGAATGGAACGACCTATAGAAGGTAAAAGAAATTCTAAAGTTATTTTCTGGTCATTTAATGTGCAGTGCATTtgtatgtgaattttttgtccaGAGCTGCGATTAATTCACGCGAATCAATCGCGCCTTTAGCGCGTCAATTTTGCGAACGCCACACGAAAATCGTATTTATAGTCAGAAATATAAATCTCGAATAGTAGCAATTCATTATATGGCAAATGTAATTTGCATTGTCAGCTAAGTTCGTGATGTAAATAAAGGTTAGTTGTTGACAATGGTTT contains:
- the LOC124307880 gene encoding cyclic nucleotide-binding domain-containing protein 2-like; this encodes MSRARSNSLRDIFVKPTVTKKKKSEKRKPIPKKLQGRYRFRAVTRLVLEYMEWIQEVPVFEEFVGDDITKNVKMAQRKRVPERKKLTIKDRSVLLTNIPGRSKENRAYLAVLMRNLQPYKKYPESMWDQIAGVTGYQYFGSERVLVRQGHMPQMLYYIVRGEVKVSKIAEDSVTGDRIERVMETLGPGDMFGEVAILHAIPRSATVVTKTSVDLLTITREDFNVVLRPWLTKQWEIFKDAIVNFNYFKGWDEETMRECCILSKIRDYRPDEVLLGDAKGMVNYVHFILHGKCRVIEHMVIHEQLVVNKVKYKLYDPQDFKNSESSHEAEPTFQDQVNEVETTERISNSTLQQAKLSNSKVLQSVPSEIDYTQLMLSRRPMNVDMERTSIFTLTLQDVVNEWHEITDVTEMLMKEPSATSQKIYPKNVRTVFMQICLFYRGACFGLGEKMCNRRIVSISPTRCLLVPRYWLLEHNRANIWEQVRLFMDSKYPTTEQLFKKFVKNRRWMTYKKGLLHHIIENGRKIPNSTTIHDVPYSIRITDEIETIEKIE